In the Parasteatoda tepidariorum isolate YZ-2023 chromosome 3, CAS_Ptep_4.0, whole genome shotgun sequence genome, one interval contains:
- the LOC107449912 gene encoding uro-adherence factor A isoform X1: MEDGSDSEYEVEEAVVLVELNGIIDSNFLFQEDIPCKILGIDSENPILQLGQYTFAGEYEDTLGTVVAYEPDESQNEEEKKYKFTAKTDKKLVMKRVFVQEKIEESLQKSVLSSSKISPKKEYPLQEITENSIDKSKKVKLSMGNRNTPKKIIKEEADSNKVISAVTLPNITTIEEKLEASSHEESVEPYSNKNQSSTDRQAAKRKEREHDDGDSNNIANKKRYQGGNEEFMPHENVDQANSPQMSSDAIISQDMEDDVSKSPPEELIDIESCSTDNDDVMLKLSSHQKPENSEKIFTSESSDKSNEHQEQSSLLSSPQILEESIANENAEDRNREEDSVININLQIHSTDDDHFISSSNNPELRLNDSVMNDLSSSSMKQLENVEDPQSSDVIEIQIVVEDCPLSDEQNVSVSEENKTNNTLLISDEQEGQAIITLSFGGNEAEMTAELHEASNQENKSVSSSVINDTLNEVLDVVSDPSVDADDFDSQHQPADHAANVTEPDLKLPNEMNLEGQFLKDSSSFSNRSTISMHLSFDSDNDSTSMTKMSELPENICESPDCSSTSASDALKVDGENNLNVQSSDKNLENNQRYISSESYEDSSLSEQMPTLTAGDSEKESPSFQRIENLQNELMPTISLEATTAETVVVESCNEESQNAQMSSSSLETLDEKKNITQSHFRRFPNRTPLEELKEKISTTKSPKSLPSDVSSSDDDSKDASCEVSQSSRNNRGTLLAVISESNECDEQVLNLVSKSKNELHSDTSENVGRGEIYADNSEVTSENVVRGEIYADNSEVEHLNKSHSRKLSSCEVSQSCNSKVESPNEENVNECDVFLQNSPKDIENFADASSSRRDALVSADEGLKEDDIVRHSITSEGSTSEISQSHKVESYSNDEASEQAEEFYNIELCSQSTSSMPSHPTESKDFCVSSCDAGKNTGPEFPDSEIKNTSCEVSQSDRLESHSNLNMPDDPSDFNDNSVSGGHERSSNQENYCEVTESYEAEECIHSENTAVLAENSSSECEPLMVSHDRPESMNTLSDSREPCASSDHSNPISVCNITAENSTSCEVTQSSVTENISIENVDPAINNKLHSNECEVFEESDYNSEDSTLASDSQSLVSSVILLNQEEEEESINPSCEVSQSFKSIEDNNLPFEECCVSSDEGNEFSTHYANIEENKITDEVSQSVTLSIPLTSDAPDYELSECDQPGLVSHSVELFSNDQNESAESSKEVCSSDEINAASGNLDENMNNSACEVTQSNRTEEGILMPQSQDLFENESSNECEAYGRTSSSLEDQNVDPSDRDCEAKNICESSDDIELASSENLISTQKQFEDNSALSCICQSSRYGSKSSDLPDMDDNNEYDNRIQIEAENNDTQQSNICESSESRQTNRSTDPCTSSDKIDNEDTYDLASNDKLCDSISNADASICIGDATGSISQSERDLNNTLITSSVASSVPPYNTVTVSSSVDISSNPVGIVYSSQITHFNPGQEIIYISNSEVSQSSTQLNQKSTGNNEDSNEVENSSCTDSSLAYPSVIVSSDTKITSNTLENTESNNELVSDSNVIETSELDRSTCEFIGSSCTRVESSSPDIIPETEQKAKNSSSSDKDGKGAIVVKKFGRRMKFIPKVACKAKEEKVEQSTSGARDTGFRDTNLDQQPTAGYTSESSVNASGNTIGGNTDSRPSLLEVIVSSASDFRNSLIHDNNNFDRVTSPSEIAESSSNLNNDPHDESANLLVAEMGSIREGPSYSQLYASGDSPYLNKPDTDSLVTESVTYDEEKDNNSQHRVSQSSEITNVYSSVIVSGTPENESVSESSQHQLVQSTSGVIKRSTQSNEDANTNELVASTPSTCEVSEVSDSSHAKFASPSVSDDNVVNLDNSRTHIESSDDVDVCTENLSVDETENADANVTSTPFETKGQKLQSYSADGSDQCSMIEGTDDVSFSSELVQSRLNIYAADGSGQCALIECTDGAQALYDSDSNIPSYSADRSDQCTLIECTDGSLRNIDGNSELPENVEDLSNPNLNITSDSKVSGSHDHQRSKVWRSRFQEENCASSSMDENSTTDDASRTQILIIESEASNEAEVLKSRFVDNNDSENFFLVSESGQIVINPPESVDSPSDYNVDRNYKQDVSQSSSADQTLQPELYSENNEATLFPLQSESYREVTLANETYSSRITEEIESSGNSVVPSELSQNILLASNDSSIYSQSVDFNDGSIHSSSFEVLQYPTDEQIVASSLSSTMCDRIETLTDSVPLQSLDVVDERSNVSQSYIDENEPQQISEVLESNEESDNDRHATHSPDSHSSEYILQEEDDCDNSC; this comes from the exons atggaaGACGGCTCTGATTCAGAATATGAAGTAgag gaaGCTGTAGTTCTAGTTGAATTAAATGGAATTAttgattctaattttttattccaagaaGACATTCCATGTAAAATTTTG GGTATTGACAGTGAAAATCCTATTCTTCAATTGGGACAGTATACGTTTGCTGGAGAATATGAAGACACATTGGGTACTGTAGTTGCTTATGAGCCCGATGAATCTCAAAATG aGGAGGAAAAAAAGTACAAGTTTACTGCAAAAACAGATAAAAAGCTTGTAATGAAAAGAGTATTTGTTCAAGAGAAAATAGAG GAGAGCTTGCAAAAAAGTGTTCTGTCATCTTctaaaatttctccaaaaaaggAATATCCATTGCAAGAAATAACAGAGAATTCCATAGACAAatcaaaaaaagtgaaattaagcATGGGAAATAGAAATACaccgaaaaaaataataaaagaagaagcAGATTCAAATAAGGTAATTTCTGCAGTTACTTTACCAAATATTACTACTATTGAAGAAAAACTGGAGGCAAGCTCGCACGAAGAATCAGTTGAAccttattctaataaaaaccAAAGCAGTACAGATAGGCAGGcagcaaaaagaaaagaaagagagCATGATGACGGTGATTCTAACAATATTGCAAACAAAAAGCGGTACCAAGGTGGTAATGAAGAATTTATGCCCCATGAAAATGTTGATCAGGCCAATTCTCCACAAATGTCATCAGATGCCATCATATCTCAAGATATGGAGGATGATGTAAGTAAGTCTCCACCTGAAGAGTTAATTGATATAGAAAGTTGCTCAACTGACAATGATGATGTTATGCTAAAGCTTTCATCTCACCAAAAGCCTgaaaattctgagaaaatttttaCGTCTGAGTCTTCAGATAAGAGCAATGAACATCAGGAGCAATCTTCTCTTCTTAGTAGTCCACAGATACTGGAAGAATCTATAGCTAATGAAAATGCTGAAGATAGAAATAGGGAGGAAGATTCtgttataaacataaatttacaaattcacTCAACAGATGATGACCATTTCATATCTTCTAGTAATAATCCAGAGTTACGTTTGAATGACTCTGTAATGAATGACCTTTCATCATCTTCGATGAAACAGCTTGAGAATGTTGAAGACCCTCAATCATCTGATGTTATTGAAATTCAGATTGTTGTTGAGGATTGTCCACTTTCAGATGAGCAAAATGTTTCAGtatctgaagaaaataaaacaaataatactttGCTAATTTCAGATGAACAAGAAGGACAAGCCATCATAACTCTGTCCTTTGGTGGCAATGAAGCTGAAATGACTGCTGAATTGCATGAAGCTTCTAATCAGGAGAATAAGTCCGTTTCAAGCTCTGTCATAAATGACACGTTGAATGAAGTGTTGGATGTTGTCTCTGATCCATCTGTTGATGCTGATGATTTTGATAGTCAGCATCAGCCAGCTGATCATGCTGCCAATGTTACAGAACCTGATCTTAAATTGCCTAATGAAATGAATCTTGaaggtcaatttttaaaagattcttcctctttttctaatCGGTCAACCATCAGCATGCAtctttcatttgattctgataaTGATTCTACTTCAATGACTAAAATGAGTGAGTTACCAGAAAATATCTGTGAGTCACCAGATTGTAGTAGTACATCAGCCTCTGATGCACTTAAAGTTGATGGAGAAAATAATCTGAATGTCCAGTCAAGTgacaaaaatttggaaaacaatCAGAGGTATATAAGCTCTGAATCATATGAGGACAGCTCGCTAAGTGAGCAAATGCCAACTCTGACTGCTGGAGACAGTGAAAAAGAGTCTCCTTCTTttcaaagaattgaaaatttacaaaatgaattaatgcCCACAATATCTCTTGAAGCAACAACTGCTGAAACTGTAGTAGTTGAATCTTGCAATGAAGAGTCTCAAAATGCTCAAATGTCATCTAGCTCTCTGGAAACTTtggatgagaaaaaaaatatcactcaGTCTCATTTTAGAAGATTTCCGAATCGTACGCCACTTGAAGAGCTGAAGGAGAAAATTAGTACTACTAAGTCTCCAAAAAGTTTGCCATCTGATGTATCATCATCTGACGATGATTCTAAAGATGCATCTTGTGAAGTGAGTCAGTCATCTAGAAATAATAGAGGCACATTATTAGCTGTCATAAGCGAGTCGAATGAGTGTGATGAACAGGTATTAAATCTTGTTTCCAAATCAAAAAATGAGCTCCACTCAGATACATCTGAAAATGTAGGTCGGGGAGAAATATATGCTGATAATTCTGAAGTTACATCTGAAAATGTAGTTCGGGGAGAAATATATGCTGATAATTCTGAAGTTGAACACTTGAATAAGTCCCACTCAAGAAAACTCTCATCATGTGAGGTATCTCAGTCTTGTAATTCCAAGGTAGAATCACCTAATGaagaaaatgttaatgaatgtgatgtatttttacagaatagtccaaaagatattgaaaattttgctgaTGCTTCGAGCAGCAGACGAGATGCTCTTGTTTCTGCTGATGAAGGCCTGAAAGAAGATGACATAGTTAGACACTCGATAACTTCTGAAGGATCTACTTCAGAAATCAGCCAATCTCATAAAGTTGAAAGCTATTCAAATGATGAAGCTTCTGAACAAGCAgaggaattttataatattgaactCTGTAGTCAATCAACTTCAAGCATGCCATCACATCCAACTGAATCCAAAGATTTTTGTGTGTCATCTTGCGATGCTGGTAAAAATACTGGACCAGAATTTCCagattctgaaattaaaaacacatcTTGTGAAGTCAGTCAGTCAGACAGATTGGAAAGTCATAGCAATTTAAACATGCCAGATGATCCTTctgattttaatgataattctgTGTCTGGAGGACATGAAAGATCATCGAATCAAGAAAACTACTGTGAAGTGACTGAATCGTATGAAGCTGAGGAATGCATACATTCTGAAAATACAGCTGTACTAGCAGAAAATAGTTCCAGTGAATGTGAACCTTTAATGGTTTCCCATGACAGACCTGAATCTATGAATACATTGTCTGATAGCAGAGAACCATGTGCCTCTTCAGACCATAGTAATCCAATATCTGTTTGCAATATTACTGCAGAAAATTCTACTTCTTGTGAAGTAACACAGTCTTcagtaacagaaaatatttccaTTGAAAATGTAGACCCAGCAATAAACAACAAGTTGCATTCCAATGAATGTGAAGTGTTTGAAGAGAGTGATTATAATTCCGAAGACTCTACCCTTGCTTCTGACAGCCAAAGTTTAGTATCATctgttatattattaaatcaagagGAGGAGGAGGAATCTATAAACCCATCTTGTGAAGTAAGTCAGTCATTTAAGTCTATTGAAGATAATAATCTTCCATTTGAGGAATGTTGTGTGTCTTCTGATGAAGGTAATGAATTTTCAACTCACTATGctaatattgaagaaaataaaattactgacgAAGTTAGTCAGTCTGTTACTTTATCCATTCCATTAACGTCAGATGCACCAGATTATGAATTGAGTGAATGTGATCAGCCTGGCTTAGTTTCTCACTCTGTTGAACTATTTTCTAATGATCAGAATGAATCAGCAGAATCATCTAAGGAAGTTTGCTCTTCTGATGAAATTAACGCGGCTTCTGGAAATCTTGATGAAAACATGAACAATTCTGCGTGCGAAGTAACCCAATCAAACAGAACTGAAGAAGGTATTTTGATGCCCCAATCCCaagatttgtttgaaaatgagTCTTCAAATGAGTGTGAAGCTTATGGAAGAACCTCTAGTTCATTAGAGGATCAGAATGTGGACCCTTCAGATCGCGATtgtgaagcaaaaaatatttgtgagtcGTCGGATGACATTGAGTTAGCTTCAAGTGAAAATCTTATTTCTACACAAAAGCAGTTTGAAGATAATAGCGCTTTAAGTTGCATTTGTCAGTCTTCAAGGTATGGTTCTAAGTCATCTGATTTACCTGATATGGATGATAATAATGAATATGACAATAGAATTCAGATAGAAGCTGAAAATAATGATACTCAACAAAGTAATATTTGCGAGTCATCAGAAAGCAGGCAAACAAATCGCAGTACCGATCCTTGCACTTCGTCAGATAAAATAGATAATGAAGACACTTATGATTTAGCATCAAATGACAAATTATGTGATTCAATATCAAATGCAGATGCCTCTATTTGTATTGGAGATGCAACAGGTTCCATTTCTCAGTCTGAAAGAGATTTAAACAATACTCTAATCACTAGTTCCGTGGCATCTTCAGTGCCACCATATAACACTGTAACTGTCTCTTCATCTGTCGACATTTCTTCAAATCCTGTTGGCATAGTTTATTCATCTCAGATAACTCATTTTAATCCAGgacaagaaattatttatatttccaatTCTGAAGTATCTCAATCTTCAACTCAATTGAATCAGAAGTCTACTGGTAACAATGAAGATTCAAATGAAGTGGAAAATAGTTCGTGTACTGACAGCTCATTGGCTTACCCATCTGTGATTGTTAGTAGCGATACAAAAATTACTTCTAATACATTAGAAAATACTGAATCTAACAATGAATTAGTGTCTGATTCCAATGTCATTGAAACTTCTGAATTAGACAGAAGCACATGTGAATTTATTGGAAGTAGTTGTACCAGAGTAGAATCGTCAAGTCCAGATATAATACCAGAAACAGAGCAGAAAGCGAAAAATTCGAGTTCTTCAGATAAAGATGGAAAAGGAGCtattgtagttaaaaaatttggaagaaGAATGAAATTCATTCCTAAAGTAGCTTGTAAAGCCAAAGAAGAAAAGGTAGAACAATCAACTAGTGGAGCAAGAGATACTGGCTTTAGAGACACTAACTTGGACCAGCAACCAACAGCAGGCTATACTTCTGAATCATCAGTAAATGCATCTGGAAATACCATTGGAGGTAATACAGATTCACGACCTTCATTATTAGAAGTAATTGTTTCTTCTGCTAGtgattttagaaattcattaattcatgacaataataattttgatagagTAACATCACCTTCTGAAATTGCTGAATCATCCTCAAACTTAAATAATGATCCTCATGATGAATCTGCAAACCTGCTTGTTGCTGAAATGGGATCTATTCGAGAAGGCCCTAGTTACTCTCAGCTTTACGCATCTGGTGATAGCCCATACCTAAATAAGCCAGACACTGATTCATTAGTAACAGAATCTGTGACTTATGATGaggaaaaagataataattcacAACATCGAGTAAGTCAGTCATCTGaaataacaaatgtttattCATCTGTAATTGTTTCCGGAACGCCGGAAAACGAAAGTGTGTCAGAATCATCGCAACATCAACTTGTTCAATCAACAAGTGGGGTTATTAAAAGATCAACTCAGTCAAACGAGGATGCAAATACGAATGAATTGGTTGCTTCAACACCAAGTACTTGCGAAGTTTCTGAAGTTTCCGATTCCTCTCATGCAAAGTTCGCTTCCCCCTCTGTCAGTGATGACAATGTTGTTAACTTAGATAATTCTAGAACTCATATAGAATCATCTGATGATGTTGATGTATGCACTGAGAATTTATCTGTAGACGAGACAGAGAATGCTGATGCCAATGTTACGTCAACTCCCTTTGAAACAAAGGGGCAAAAACTGCAGAGTTATTCTGCTGATGGCAGTGATCAATGTTCCATGATTGAAGGCACAGATGATGTATCATTTTCTAGTGAATTAGTACAATCTCGTTTAAACATTTATGCTGCTGATGGAAGTGGTCAGTGTGCTCTGATTGAATGCACAGATGGAGCACAAGCTCTTTATGATAGTGATTCTAACATTCCATCTTATTCAGCTGACAGAAGTGACCAATGCACTTTAATAGAATGTACAGACGGAAGTCTGCGTAACATTGATGGCAATTCTGAGTTGCCAGAGAATGTTGAAGATCTATCAAATCCAAATTTAAACATCACATCTGATAGTAAAGTTTCTGGTTCACATGATCATCAGCGTTCCAAAGTTTGGCGTTCTCGTTTCCAGGAGGAAAATTGTGCATCCTCCTCTATGGATGAAAATAGCACCACTGATGATGCTTCGAGgactcaaattttaattattgaatctGAAGCATCAAATGAAgctgaagttttaaaatcacgATTTGTAGACAATAATGattctgaaaactttttcttGGTTAGTGAAAGCGGGCAAATAGTTATAAATCCACCTGAAAGTGTTGATTCCCCTTCAGATTACAATGTTGATAGAAACTATAAACAAGATGTATCCCAATCATCCAGTGCTGATCAAACTCTTCAGCCTGAATTATATTCTGAAAACAATGAAGCTACCCTCTTCCCTTTGCAAAGTGAGTCCTACAGAGAGGTGACCCTGGCAAATGAAACTTACTCATCTCGAATTACTGAAGAAATAGAATCTTCTGGAAACAGTGTAGTGCCCAGTGAACTGTcccaaaatatacttttagcaAGCAATGATTCCAGTATTTATTCGCAGTCTGTTGATTTTAATGATGGTTCCATACATTCGTCTTCGTTTGAAGTTTTACAGTACCCAACTGACGAACAAATTGTTGCTTCATCTTTATCAAGTACAATGTGCGACAGAATTGAGACATTAACAGATTCAGTTCCTTTGCAATCGTTAGACGTGGTTGATGAGAGAAGCAATGTGTCTCAATCCTACATTGATGAAAATGAACCTCAACAAATTTCAGAGGTATTAGAAAGCAATGAAGAGAGTGATAATGATAGACATGCTACTCATAGTCCTGATTCACATAGTTCTGAATATATATTGCAGGAAGAAGACGACTGTGATAATAGTTGTTAA